The following DNA comes from Methanothrix sp..
ACCTCACTTCAGCGGCACATACTTGCTTGATCTGGTAGCGCCCACCCCTGCGGCTCCGTGCTGGACGCGACCGCGCGTCATAGAGAACTCACCGAAGAAGTGCCCGACCATCTCGGGAATGACCTCTACCCTCTCAAAGCTCTTGCCGTTATAGATCTCGATCCTCTTGCCCACCATATCAGGGAGGATAATCATATTCCGGATATGGGTTCGGACTGAGTCTTTATTCTTCAGGTTAGCCAGGAGCTTCTTGTTCTCCTTGGCAATTCCTCTCTTGATCGATCTGCGCTGCCGCGCTGGAAACAGCCCGGCAAGCTCCTCTATGCTCAACTTGGCGAGGTCGGCCATCTTCCGACCCCGATACAAGAACTCTTCCTTCCTTTTTGGAAGCTTGGATCCTGCTTTCTTAGCCAAAATAATCACCTAGCGCTTACCGGTTCTCCGTGCAGCGATTGATCCCACCTTTCTGCCAGGGGATGTGTTCCTGCTCACCGTCTTTGGCCTGCCAGGATGCTGCCATCCGCCGCCGCCGAAGGGAT
Coding sequences within:
- a CDS encoding 30S ribosomal protein S19, with translation MAKKAGSKLPKRKEEFLYRGRKMADLAKLSIEELAGLFPARQRRSIKRGIAKENKKLLANLKNKDSVRTHIRNMIILPDMVGKRIEIYNGKSFERVEVIPEMVGHFFGEFSMTRGRVQHGAAGVGATRSSKYVPLK